The Streptomyces sp. NBC_00691 genome has a segment encoding these proteins:
- a CDS encoding cupin domain-containing protein, whose amino-acid sequence MLKQHPRIITLSETEPNRRRGGDLRAMLTPATVGSTSGFMGLAIVQPGERIGEHYHPYSEEFVYVVSGALEVDLDGETYALQPDHGLLIPIDVRHRFRNVGDVEARMVFHLGPLAPRPSLGHVDTEVTDEAQLAAAGPHLTVGDPGLVSERSGAIE is encoded by the coding sequence ATGCTCAAGCAGCACCCTCGCATCATCACCCTGAGCGAGACGGAACCCAACCGCAGGCGCGGAGGTGACCTGCGGGCCATGCTCACGCCGGCCACCGTGGGTTCCACCAGCGGCTTCATGGGCCTGGCCATCGTCCAACCCGGCGAGCGCATCGGTGAGCACTACCACCCGTACTCCGAGGAGTTCGTGTACGTCGTCTCGGGCGCGCTCGAAGTCGATCTGGACGGGGAGACGTACGCGCTCCAGCCCGACCACGGGCTGCTGATCCCCATCGACGTGCGGCACCGCTTCCGCAACGTCGGCGACGTGGAGGCCCGCATGGTCTTCCACCTGGGTCCGCTCGCACCGCGTCCGAGCCTGGGTCACGTCGACACGGAGGTCACCGACGAGGCGCAGCTCGCGGCCGCGGGCCCGCACCTGACCGTGGGCGACCCGGGACTGGTGTCCGAGCGAAGCGGGGCCATCGAGTGA
- a CDS encoding SchA/CurD-like domain-containing protein has product MAPSGRISQSVFDGSRLRVILLLDLYEGAQEQFLDAYELMRKQVASVPGHISDQLCQSIENPSQWLITSEWESAPPFLAWVNSEEHVETVRPMHSCVRDTRSMRYSIVRETGPRHQATPGATPAVEQVAARVGDGVARHALTFTVKPGSESKVAELLAGYQSPKAQVDENTRLRRTSLFMHGNRVVRAVEVEGDLLAALRHVARQPEVRAVEEAINPYLEQDRDLTDPESARVFFTRAALPAVHHVVSGRPAPDDLRRHALFYPAKEGRGTDLAKLLAQQDEAAADDPDSPVWGSTVFQRDDIVVRLIDITGDLDVDPVASLGLTGPRKAAVLARLLDGAAIGVEGALDNDRNINRLLSHADMLPVTDRSSADS; this is encoded by the coding sequence ATGGCCCCCTCGGGACGCATCTCGCAGTCTGTGTTCGACGGCTCCAGGTTGCGGGTGATCCTGCTGCTCGACCTGTACGAGGGAGCTCAGGAGCAGTTCCTGGACGCGTACGAACTCATGCGGAAGCAGGTCGCCTCCGTTCCCGGTCACATCAGTGACCAGCTCTGCCAGTCCATCGAGAACCCCTCGCAGTGGCTCATCACCAGCGAGTGGGAGAGCGCGCCGCCGTTCCTCGCCTGGGTGAACAGCGAGGAGCACGTCGAGACGGTCCGGCCGATGCACAGCTGCGTCAGGGACACCCGGTCGATGCGCTACAGCATCGTCCGTGAGACCGGTCCCCGTCATCAGGCGACCCCGGGCGCGACGCCCGCGGTCGAGCAGGTCGCGGCCCGCGTCGGCGACGGCGTGGCACGCCACGCCCTCACCTTCACCGTGAAGCCGGGCTCCGAGTCCAAGGTCGCGGAGCTCCTGGCCGGGTACCAGTCCCCCAAGGCCCAGGTCGACGAGAACACCCGGCTGCGCCGCACCTCGCTCTTCATGCACGGCAACCGCGTCGTGCGCGCCGTGGAGGTGGAGGGCGACCTCCTCGCGGCCCTGCGTCACGTCGCCCGCCAGCCCGAGGTACGAGCGGTCGAGGAGGCCATCAACCCGTACCTGGAGCAGGACCGTGACCTGACCGACCCCGAGTCGGCCCGCGTCTTCTTCACCCGGGCGGCCCTCCCGGCCGTGCACCACGTGGTGTCCGGCCGCCCCGCCCCCGACGACCTGCGACGCCACGCGCTGTTCTACCCGGCGAAGGAAGGCCGCGGGACGGACCTGGCCAAGCTGCTCGCCCAGCAGGACGAGGCGGCGGCGGACGACCCGGACAGCCCGGTGTGGGGCAGCACCGTCTTCCAGCGCGACGACATCGTCGTGCGCCTCATCGACATCACGGGCGACCTCGACGTCGACCCCGTCGCGTCCCTCGGTCTCACGGGCCCCCGGAAGGCGGCGGTCCTGGCGCGCCTCCTCGACGGTGCCGCGATCGGCGTCGAGGGAGCCCTCGACAACGACCGCAACATCAACCGGCTCCTGTCGCACGCGGACATGCTGCCCGTCACCGACCGCAGCTCGGCGGACTCCTGA